In Haliotis asinina isolate JCU_RB_2024 chromosome 16, JCU_Hal_asi_v2, whole genome shotgun sequence, the following are encoded in one genomic region:
- the LOC137267787 gene encoding uncharacterized protein, which yields MSDRCWTMWTLVLYICMVTVPRGAEATCTNKYEFRVSADFYKDKKIDTTIRQRGNKSTLVDCMFFCSRVIVSNFFYNSYTNDCICAMSYPGSTFLVPAPGYNHYNAPGLKGELLVQAINASSARYGFVSGGALTGWYPETNDEAPWVEVGLGKFMYFSEVRISSSNAAAFTDVWFRASGGNWIHTWTKNDKESSSQSFFFPHCRVYETILCHTWNELPKILPCLKQADKCCPPMEP from the exons atgtcagacagatgCTGGACAATGTGGACACTTGTTTTGTACATCTGTATGGTCACCGTGCCTAGAGGAGCTGAGGCAACGTGCACCAATAAATATGAGTTCCGAGTTTCCGCTGATTTCTATAAGGACAAGAAGATAGATACTACCATAAGGCAACGAGGCAATAAGTCGACTTTGGTGGATTGTATGTTTTTCTGCAGCCGGGTGATAGTCAGCAACTTCTTCTACAACAGCTACACCAACGACTGCATCTGTGCAATGTCTTACCCTGGGAGTACGTTCCTGGTTCCCGCCCCGGGGTACAATCATTACAATGCACCAG GTCTTAAAGGAGAACTTTTGGTGCAAGCGATCAATGCGTCATCAGCACGATACGG GTTTGTTAGTGGAGGAGCACTTACTGGTTGGTATCCAGAAACGAATGACGAAGCTCCATGGGTTGAG GTTGGGCTTGGGAAGTTCATGTACTTTAGTGAGGTTCGCATCTCTTCCTCCAATGCCGCTGCCTTTACGGACGTCTGGTTTCGGGCGTCGGGCGGAAACTGGATACATACGTGGACAAAAAACGACAAGGAATCCTCTTCGCAGTCCTTCTTTTTCCCACATTGTCGG GTGTATGAAACCATTCTATGCCACACTTGGAACGAACTTCCAAAGATCCTGCCATGTCTGAAACAAGCTGATAAATGTTGTCCACCGATGGAGCCATAA